Proteins encoded in a region of the Nicotiana tomentosiformis chromosome 9, ASM39032v3, whole genome shotgun sequence genome:
- the LOC138898339 gene encoding uncharacterized protein, protein MAKTSKTIPQEEKASSSRPDASPWFPGVVSDLAGWVRQLVSTSSYAERSWRDLAKGRWEAKNHGLRDNVVKRLPPPGEEEVPKPTKDKKRRRASPPDTPKPRKSRARKSKTDPVVLPADVVQTLRDEYEEGEDADCLLVARKREGIEVSRTAELVTVGEVQPQTEVIPEEGPSRVPESSGVEDAFCRESAGVPEGSSSEALQREENAPSDSLGAISIDDSPSGPTFSEGQFRDARSMGTSDVGTAPERDDIFRGCFTGIDDVSDLDASLIFDEARRLLNQATTLHREVSSKYRAKLARCEADLKKLIEERDAIKLC, encoded by the exons atggcaaaaacatcaaagaccaTTCCTCAAGAAGAAAAGGCCTCTTCATCGCGGCCGGACG ctTCCCCCTGGTTTCCTGGTGTAGTCTcggaccttgcaggttgggttcgacaactggtttcaacctcttcgtatgctgagcgctcgtggcgcgatttggccaagggtcgatgggaggccaaaaatcatg gTCTTAGAGATAATGTCGTCAAGAGGCTGCCTCCCCCCGGGGAAGAGGAGGTCCCGAAGCcgaccaaagacaagaaaaggagaagggcctcGCCACCAGATACCCCAAAGCCCAGGAAAAGTAGAGCTCGAAAGTCGAAGACTGATCCCGTCGTTCTGCCTGCCGATGTAGTCCAAACACTACGAGATGAATACGAGGAGGGAGAAGATGCCGACTGCCTGCTGGTGGCTCGGAAGAGGGAAGGCATCGAAGTTTCAAGAACTGCTGAGCTGGTGACGGTCGGAGAGGTTCAGCCGCAGACCGAGGTGATCCCGGAGGAAGGTCCGAgcagagtccccgagtcatcgggtGTTGAGGATGCCTTCTGCCGTGAATCGGCGGGTGTGCCCgaagggtctagttctgaggcccttcaaagagaagagaatgccccaagtgactcgcttgGGGCAATTAGCATTGATGATTCACCGTCCGGCCCCACGTTCTCTGAGGGGCAGTTTCGGGATGCCCGGTCCATGGGGACCTCCGATGTAGGAACGGCCCCCGAAAGGGATGATATATTTCGCGGCTGCTTTACGGGAATCGATGATGTTTCTGACCTAGATGCATCACTCATTTTTGATGAGGCTCGGCggcttctgaaccaa GCTACGACACTCCATCGAGAAGTGTCCTCTAAATACCGGGCTAAGCTGGCCCGATGTGAGGCTGATCTCAAAAAACTTATAGAGGAGAGAGACGCCATCAAACTCTGCTAG